aaggcagaaaaaaagagcagagcCCTGAATCTCTCCAGCAGCAGGGACACAAGGCCGACCTGGAACACGTAGGTGTTGAACATCATCAGGAGGATGATGATCACGTTGAACAGGATGGCAATGTCCTGGATGCTGTGGACAcagattttaaagatttattcttAATAATTAAAAGCTATTATATGTATATGTTCTTCAGATCTGAATCTTCAGCCCGTAAACACTCTTTAAAGTTgaaggatgaataaagaaatacaCTTCAGCTGATGTAAGTCTTTTgttccagcctaaaactccacaaaagtattcagacataCTAATGTAGGACAATAATTCCAGCTGATACAATGGCTGCAAATATTTGCAacaattttcatatctgcttaTTATGAACTTTTTAAGCCAGTATCTGCCATTACCAATATCATTCCAATAATACTGATTACTTTCCACAAACTGATTATCTTGTGTgtgaccatgaaaacaaatccaAGTTTGTCCAACAAGAAATCTCTCATTTGATTCAGCAGTTATGCATGCAGGATTTCAGTATGATATCCTATGTCTGTCAGCAGGACTGATATCAGCAGATACTGATGCACAGATTCATCGGTGATCCCTATGAAATATAACATTCCTTTTTTAGAATATGTTTCTTAAAATAACAgttatgaattttatttatagTGTCAGGCATTGCAAGAAAATCACAGAAGACAGGTCACAGAATACTGTTATAAATTATAGCTGTAATGAAATAAggccttttcaaaataaaacttgacTGAGTGGTGTTTATGCTTTTGGATATAGATGTGCCATTCATATCAGGGCTGATACCAATTTTTACCATAACAATTTAGTTGATGCTGACAcccatgtttgttttcattatttctttttggTTTGGACTCCACagtatgccaacattttctctcacatttgaccatgaaatcAGATGAGAGTTGGTCCAACAGGTCACTATATCTGCCCTGTAAAAAATCTCTTACTTGATTCAGCAGCTAGATAAACCAGGTGGCAGCATAAAATTGATTGGTTACAACAGACAAACATTGAtgactgatatctgttcatgctaCATAATTTGGCAGATAACCCATGTTTGTACACTGGGCCAATTTTAGATCATACagatgttaaaccaatgcatttgtgcatccCTTTTTAGAATAGACTTGAAATAACAGGTATTAGAAATTAAATTGTTTGGCTAGAAATATTATTGGTTAActaaaaatgcctgaaaaatcTCATTTTAGCACTTAGTTCAGTGACTTACATGAAAAGCACAAGCTGGATGACAGGCGCTGCCCTCAGGAGTTCACTGAAGGAGTTGACAAAGAGGTCATAGgccaaaagtgtcagctggatCAGCAGCACCAGAGAGTAGTTACTAGACTGAAGCATATTTACAACCAAACGTTCACAGTCTATCCTCTTGGGTTTTCTTAACAAAAGTAGGTACTTGATGACGAAGTCCTTTTGGTCTTCAGTACCTACATAATTCAGTAAATGGGTGCAAAAGCACAGTGGAGATCTGCGATCAGACAATCGGACTTCAACCCGTTTTCATTCACATAGTCAGAAAATGGTAGCTCCAGTTAGGTGATCTGTTGCTTCGGGTTTTCTTCACTCAGGCTTGTCTCTTTATCCAAAGTCATGCTGTTTGTTTTCCGCTGAAACACAATAACTTGGAGATGTTTGTAGGGAATCCaattagatgttaaaaatcCATTTAAGTGCTGCATGTTGACATCTTTGGAGCGGGAAGTCTCCTCATCCTCAGGTCCTGTGATGAGAGAAAATAGGTGAGACACAAACACTGTGTAGATAATGGGTGGCTGTTGTACAATCTGACAGAAAAGCATCGTAGTTTCTTGTCACCTCCGCAGCGTAACCAAAGCAGACTTATAATACATCAGTAGTAAATCCACACATGTAACCACGTAGGGTCAACATGTTCAGTCTGTTACACAGCCAAGCACGGGGAGGTCACGGCTGGGATAACAGATTAATTTCACCTGCGCGGTCACCAtctcttgttttgttgttgtgttgatTCACTCCCTGTGTTTCGTTTTACGTATCTAATCTACCTATGACGGTAGTCTACCGTTATTTGGTCCTGGCTTATGATAATCTGCAACCCACAGGTAAAGTTACTACACTATTTTTCCACGATCCTGTTATCACAACAAATCACTCGGTTGGCACTGAACCAGCTCAGATTTTAACTCCGAGGAACTCCCTCCAGACACGCTTGTTTGTTACGTTGGCCATCATAACAATGCACAAGTGAGGCTTTCAAAACTACCTTCTTCGACTCCAACTTACCAGGAAAAAAGGCGATAAATGAACCGAGGTCACCCAGAGGTAGGATTAACGACGAAATTGCTTATATTTTCATACTATCCCCCCCGAAACTGCCCACTTTGAGCGACCATGGCTGCTTTTCAGCGGCAACGACTGCATTTCCCTGAATTCCATGGTAACGCTTCCACTTACCGTAATACCACTTATAAAAACGCTGAATACGCCTACATAATCAACGTCCAACATACAGTGGTTAAGACAAATCAGGTTGTCGCATTTGTtggaatttgtgttttaattctCTG
The sequence above is a segment of the Cheilinus undulatus linkage group 9, ASM1832078v1, whole genome shotgun sequence genome. Coding sequences within it:
- the tmem138 gene encoding transmembrane protein 138, producing MLQSSNYSLVLLIQLTLLAYDLFVNSFSELLRAAPVIQLVLFIIQDIAILFNVIIILLMMFNTYVFQVGLVSLLLERFRALLFFSALYLTLSICFHSWVLNLRWLDSNSFVWTDGLQALFVFQRTVAVLYYYLYKRTAEYMGDPRLYEDSLWLREAFARARQ